A stretch of DNA from Leptospira wolffii serovar Khorat str. Khorat-H2:
AGTAAAATCGGAGGAGAATTGAGTGATACCGTCCACCATTCCGGCCTCTCCCAAGGAAAGGTCGAAGCTCTGCGTCTGAGGATTTCCCGGAATCTTGAAGGAAACTTTCGCGTTGAGTTTACCGGTATTCATCATATCGGTTCCGTCGGATACGTAGACGATTTTACCGTCGGGGGTAAATCCGAACTCCAATTCGGTCAGGCCCGGTACCTGGGTATTCTGTCCGCCGGTTCCCGCAACATCCACGGAAAGTTGAGTCGCGTCAGTCAAAGAAACGCGGGCCTTCCAAGTATTCTCGCGAACCTTATAGAATTCCATTTTGAATTCCCTTTGTTCTCCCTGATCGTCGAATACTTTAATAGTAGTGACGTGTCCCCTTCTCGCCTTAGGATCCGGATCGTTGATCATGGCGGTGATCTCTTCCTGAGTTGCGTCGGGAGGAACGGCAGCGGCGGAGGAATTCAGGTTGGATCTGAAATCGATTTTGGAAGTTGCCTTTGCCGGTTCTTTAGAATATACAGGAATAATAATATCCTCAACGGATGCGGACGAGTTGATGTATTTGTTTCCCTTCTCGTCCAGACGGGAATTCCAACCTTGGACCTTTAGTCCGTTCGCAGGATTCACGTAGTATCCGTTCTTATCCAGGTTGAAAGCACCCGCTCTCGTATAAAATTGCTTATCTCCGTCCTTCACTATGAAGAAGCCTTCTCCGGAAATCGCAACGTCGGTGTTTTTTCCGGTGGTTTGCAATGCGCCTTGGGTCATGATCTTATCGATCGCGGCGATCAACGCTCCCAGACCAACTTGTTGCGGGTTTACCCCTCCGATATTTTCCTTAGGCTCGGAAGCTCCGCGCAATTCCTGGGAAATCATATCCTGGAAAGTAACCCTTTCCGTTTTGAAACCGTGGGTGTTAACGTTGGAAATATTGTTACCGATCACATCCATCCTAACCTGGTGGTTTTTCAGACCGGAAACTCCCGAATAAAGAGATCTCATCATGGCGCTTTTACCTCGAACCTTTCTATTTGATTAATAATTGCTATCGTTTGGTTTGCCCGGAAAACTCCAGCCCGGGGCACCTGTATTTGCTTCTTCGAAGCCTGTCGTTTCCTGAGAAGAATTTGCCGTTGCGTCTTTCAATTGACTACCGGGCATCGGATTCCCCTCTGCCTGCTGTCCCTTAGGAGCTGCTGTAGAAGTTCCCGCATTCTGCCCGGGCTCGGGTTGATTCAATACGCTCGGATCGGTGATCAGAGTAATCGCATCGATCTCCACCGTTCTTCCGTTCACACGCACGAAAGATTTACCTTCTCCGTCGAAAAACAGCGCTCCCGCCATTCCTACGACGTTCTCTCCCGTCACGAAGTCCGGACCGGATACGATCTTTCCTACCAGGGAGAAACTCTGGCGGTTCGTCATTTTTCCAATTCCCTGGGAGATATTATTCATTTGTTCCAAAGAGGAGAATTGCGCCATCTGCGCGATGAAGTCCTGATCCTTGACCGGATTCGTAGGATCCTGAGAAGATAATTGCGTGATTAAAAGCTTAAGA
This window harbors:
- the flgE gene encoding flagellar hook protein FlgE, producing MMRSLYSGVSGLKNHQVRMDVIGNNISNVNTHGFKTERVTFQDMISQELRGASEPKENIGGVNPQQVGLGALIAAIDKIMTQGALQTTGKNTDVAISGEGFFIVKDGDKQFYTRAGAFNLDKNGYYVNPANGLKVQGWNSRLDEKGNKYINSSASVEDIIIPVYSKEPAKATSKIDFRSNLNSSAAAVPPDATQEEITAMINDPDPKARRGHVTTIKVFDDQGEQREFKMEFYKVRENTWKARVSLTDATQLSVDVAGTGGQNTQVPGLTELEFGFTPDGKIVYVSDGTDMMNTGKLNAKVSFKIPGNPQTQSFDLSLGEAGMVDGITQFSSDFTTKAVKQDGYTMGYLESFSIDNSGTITGVYSNGIKQPLARIATAVFNNPAGLDKAGDTMFAFSNNSGEPMIGEAGVAGRGKINAGLLEMSNVDLSDQFTDMIVTQRGFQANSRTITTTDQMLQEVLGLKR
- a CDS encoding flagellar hook capping FlgD N-terminal domain-containing protein; its protein translation is MPDANAVSNEATRTRYLEGDRSYNLKNHFEKLEKEEKSGLQGIEIRSTAKALGKDDFLKLLITQLSSQDPTNPVKDQDFIAQMAQFSSLEQMNNISQGIGKMTNRQSFSLVGKIVSGPDFVTGENVVGMAGALFFDGEGKSFVRVNGRTVEIDAITLITDPSVLNQPEPGQNAGTSTAAPKGQQAEGNPMPGSQLKDATANSSQETTGFEEANTGAPGWSFPGKPNDSNY